In Candidatus Zixiibacteriota bacterium, a genomic segment contains:
- a CDS encoding fibronectin type III domain-containing protein: MKNGPKSYSTFFCLLALLFISYATPTAQTDSVAIDSAAMLIPLKITAEDFKYDRGETIELTWEPAESSNRELIGGYEIYRAEVPSDSFVSIGFTGPDVARYKDNGVVGEKSYRYKVAAVVADVPYLSEATPPVAPSMELVNFNLANLFIIGCLIAGAVIYFIAHARRGKKLFIRKIAGLEAIDEAIGRATEMGRPILFVPGINDMDDVQTIAGITLLGRVAKVVADYDIKINMPVSRSIVMTTARETIKEAYMGAGRPDAYNDDMVRYITDEQFGYVAAVDGIMVREKPATCFYLGAFYAESLILAETGNSIGAIQIAGTAQPAQLPFFVAACDYTLIGEELFAASAYLSNEPKQLGSLKGQDVGKLLAMIVIIIGVVAATMSQAWNVSFFTRLYDLMLRLFTVQN, from the coding sequence ATGAAAAATGGGCCGAAATCATACTCGACCTTCTTTTGCCTTTTAGCCCTTCTCTTTATTTCATATGCGACTCCGACGGCGCAGACCGATAGTGTCGCTATTGACAGCGCGGCAATGCTGATTCCCCTGAAAATCACTGCGGAAGATTTCAAGTATGACCGCGGCGAGACCATTGAGCTCACCTGGGAACCGGCCGAAAGCAGCAACCGGGAATTAATCGGCGGTTACGAAATTTACCGCGCCGAGGTGCCCTCCGACTCATTTGTGTCCATTGGATTTACCGGACCGGATGTGGCCCGCTATAAAGATAACGGAGTCGTTGGCGAAAAGAGTTATCGCTATAAGGTGGCCGCTGTGGTTGCCGATGTTCCCTATCTATCCGAGGCGACACCGCCGGTAGCGCCAAGTATGGAGCTGGTCAATTTCAATCTTGCCAACCTGTTTATTATCGGCTGTCTTATCGCCGGCGCGGTCATTTACTTCATAGCGCATGCCCGCCGGGGGAAAAAACTGTTCATCCGCAAAATTGCCGGACTGGAAGCGATAGATGAGGCAATAGGGCGGGCTACCGAAATGGGTCGCCCGATTCTGTTTGTCCCCGGAATAAATGATATGGATGATGTGCAGACGATTGCCGGAATAACGCTATTGGGAAGGGTGGCAAAGGTCGTCGCCGATTATGATATAAAAATCAATATGCCGGTATCCCGTTCCATCGTGATGACCACCGCGCGCGAAACCATTAAGGAAGCATATATGGGGGCAGGCCGTCCCGACGCATACAACGATGACATGGTGCGATATATCACTGATGAGCAGTTCGGGTATGTGGCGGCGGTTGATGGTATCATGGTCAGGGAGAAACCGGCCACCTGTTTCTACCTGGGAGCGTTTTATGCCGAATCGCTGATTCTGGCCGAGACAGGAAACTCCATCGGCGCAATACAGATTGCCGGGACAGCGCAGCCGGCGCAGTTGCCCTTCTTTGTCGCGGCATGTGACTATACATTGATAGGCGAAGAGCTTTTTGCGGCATCGGCATATCTCTCCAACGAGCCCAAGCAACTCGGTTCGCTCAAAGGTCAGGATGTCGGCAAACTGCTCGCCATGATAGTTATAATCATCGGCGTCGTGGCGGCAACCATGTCGCAGGCTTGGAATGTTTCTTTCTTTACCCGGTTGTATGACCTGATGTTGAGGCTATTCACGGTACAAAACTAA